A part of Larkinella insperata genomic DNA contains:
- a CDS encoding anthranilate phosphoribosyltransferase yields the protein MYQPQFLADPTATALGRGIQHIGIGKQNSRPLPSALMEECRQVLLSDQADPLQKGAFLGALLAKGPTPEERSLEQVFGKDSFLNPTFFINKVCPDLPSNLFPIATKLLKGHILRSSEAHQLGNFLFTDENCETFKGMATSILRVRNETNDEYRGLYNAAMETITPGFRQLSCMDRPLVQIAEPFDGVEHTYLITPLLAHFFEQRGYGALSVVGRTPGPKYTLNAHDLYLYLGCQMLQSNHEINTPPEPFGWVLDQKALSPALNRWVDRRRVILKRPFLSTLERILNPCSARILVTSVFQVKSQIKTAELALMAGFDAVIVLKKGLEGSLAPSTSRGSGILCAVRTARGHLFYQHFDSELPAFSEYRTDGDEIVTNPQVNENARLVRDFMNSEETGNDDFDNRVCLMQALLGRGMDWIEDQLDGLGNQL from the coding sequence ATGTATCAACCGCAATTCCTCGCTGATCCTACCGCAACTGCGCTGGGGCGGGGTATTCAGCACATCGGAATCGGGAAGCAAAATAGCCGGCCACTACCGTCCGCCCTGATGGAGGAATGTCGGCAGGTGCTGCTGTCGGACCAGGCGGACCCTTTGCAGAAAGGGGCTTTCCTGGGTGCTTTGCTGGCCAAAGGCCCTACCCCGGAAGAGCGTTCCCTCGAGCAGGTTTTCGGAAAAGATTCCTTTCTGAATCCCACTTTTTTTATTAATAAAGTTTGTCCGGATCTCCCTTCCAATCTATTTCCAATTGCTACAAAACTGCTGAAAGGCCACATTCTTCGTTCGAGTGAAGCGCACCAATTGGGGAACTTCCTGTTCACGGACGAAAATTGTGAGACGTTTAAAGGCATGGCTACCAGCATTCTGCGCGTGCGGAACGAGACCAACGATGAGTACCGCGGGTTGTACAATGCCGCTATGGAAACCATTACGCCCGGTTTTCGGCAGTTGAGCTGCATGGACCGGCCGCTGGTGCAGATTGCCGAACCGTTCGACGGGGTTGAACATACCTACCTGATTACGCCCCTGCTGGCTCATTTTTTCGAGCAGCGCGGATACGGGGCGCTATCGGTTGTTGGCCGGACACCGGGTCCTAAATATACGCTCAACGCCCACGACCTTTATTTGTACCTGGGGTGTCAGATGCTGCAGAGCAACCACGAAATCAATACGCCCCCGGAACCGTTTGGCTGGGTGCTCGATCAGAAAGCGCTCTCGCCCGCCCTGAATCGCTGGGTTGATCGCCGACGCGTTATCTTGAAACGCCCGTTCCTGTCAACGCTCGAACGCATCCTGAACCCGTGCAGCGCCCGCATTCTGGTTACGTCCGTTTTTCAGGTAAAATCACAGATAAAGACGGCGGAACTGGCGCTCATGGCCGGTTTTGATGCCGTTATTGTCCTGAAAAAAGGACTGGAAGGTAGTCTGGCCCCCTCCACCAGCCGGGGCAGCGGCATTTTGTGTGCCGTTCGGACGGCGCGTGGCCACCTCTTCTACCAGCACTTCGACTCCGAACTACCCGCCTTTTCCGAATACCGCACCGATGGCGACGAGATTGTGACGAACCCACAGGTCAACGAAAATGCCCGACTGGTCCGCGATTTTATGAACAGCGAAGAAACCGGCAACGATGATTTTGACAACCGTGTTTGTTTGATGCAGGCCCTGCTGGGTCGCGGTATGGACTGGATTGAGGACCAACTCGACGGCCTCGGTAATCAATTGTAA
- a CDS encoding phosphatase PAP2 family protein, with protein sequence MDIFARNRSFFIVYLSAFTLVSILMLIYSKTELMQWVNARNAPSADLFFRNVTYLGDGAFAVMVTVALAFRSFRFALMGAASFLLSTAIVRVLKQLVFSESLRPLKYFEHSTWQYRVIEGLDIHSYNSFPSGHSTTAFAIFCLLALLDEQKSRGWFWALLAIITAYSRVYLFQHFVEDIYVGSIIGTATSVAVFLFLNRYWDRNPKAWHDRRFRFRRS encoded by the coding sequence ATGGATATATTCGCCCGAAACCGCTCGTTTTTTATCGTCTACCTGAGTGCCTTCACGCTGGTCAGCATTTTGATGCTGATCTATAGCAAAACGGAATTGATGCAATGGGTCAACGCCCGCAACGCGCCCAGCGCCGATCTGTTTTTCCGCAACGTGACGTACCTGGGCGACGGCGCCTTTGCCGTTATGGTCACCGTGGCGCTGGCTTTCCGTTCGTTTCGGTTTGCGCTGATGGGGGCGGCTTCCTTCCTCCTGTCTACCGCCATCGTCCGGGTGTTGAAACAGCTGGTTTTTTCGGAATCACTGCGGCCCTTGAAGTATTTTGAGCACTCAACCTGGCAATACCGGGTAATCGAGGGGCTGGATATTCACAGCTACAACAGTTTTCCGTCGGGTCATTCTACCACCGCTTTTGCCATTTTCTGTCTGCTGGCCCTGCTCGACGAGCAGAAAAGCCGGGGCTGGTTCTGGGCGCTGCTGGCGATCATCACGGCTTACTCGCGGGTTTATCTCTTTCAGCACTTCGTGGAAGACATTTACGTTGGTTCAATCATCGGGACGGCTACGTCCGTTGCCGTCTTCTTATTTCTGAACCGGTACTGGGATCGAAATCCCAAAGCCTGGCATGACCGGCGTTTCCGATTCCGGCGTTCATGA
- a CDS encoding YceD family protein, producing the protein MKELQKYDIQISSLENKSYEFDFESGDAFFEALEQDLIQRGSFKTHLVLTKSSSMIQLNFHINGTVELICDRSLDPFDEPLAIQEQLFLKYADHAEELTDEIELILWETQQINIARYLFDFIVLSLPMKKLHPRFRAEEADEDEEQEGKVVYRSESSTENEDEASEPPVDPRWEALRKLNNN; encoded by the coding sequence GTGAAGGAGCTGCAAAAATACGACATCCAGATCAGCAGCCTGGAAAACAAATCGTACGAATTTGACTTTGAATCCGGCGATGCGTTTTTTGAGGCTTTGGAACAGGACTTGATTCAGCGCGGATCGTTCAAGACGCATTTGGTTCTGACCAAATCGTCGTCCATGATCCAGTTGAATTTTCATATCAACGGTACGGTGGAATTGATTTGTGACCGGAGTCTGGACCCCTTCGATGAGCCATTGGCTATTCAGGAACAATTGTTTCTGAAATACGCCGACCACGCCGAAGAACTGACTGACGAAATTGAATTGATTCTGTGGGAAACCCAGCAGATCAACATTGCACGGTACTTGTTTGACTTTATCGTGCTGTCGCTGCCCATGAAAAAACTGCATCCTCGTTTTCGCGCAGAAGAAGCTGATGAGGACGAAGAGCAGGAAGGCAAAGTGGTGTATCGTTCGGAGTCCTCGACCGAGAATGAGGATGAAGCCAGCGAACCGCCCGTTGACCCGCGTTGGGAAGCATTACGAAAACTGAACAATAATTAA
- the rpmF gene encoding 50S ribosomal protein L32: MAHPKRRHSSTRRDKRRTHDKLTAKALSFDATTGEIHVRHQAHVFEGNLYYKGKMVIENYAPTA, translated from the coding sequence ATGGCACATCCCAAACGCAGACACTCAAGCACCCGCCGGGACAAGCGTAGAACACACGATAAACTGACCGCGAAGGCCCTGTCTTTTGACGCAACAACGGGCGAAATCCACGTCCGTCACCAGGCGCACGTATTCGAAGGTAACCTGTACTACAAAGGTAAAATGGTTATCGAAAACTACGCACCAACGGCCTAA
- the plsX gene encoding phosphate acyltransferase PlsX, producing MRIAVDAMGGDFAPDAIVEGVVMATKELPSDVTIVLVGQQRIIEDLLQKHNYAGSGVEIVHAEDVIEMGEHPTKALSQKPNSSIGIGFKLLRDKSVDAFCSAGNTGAMHVGALFSIKAIEGVLRPAIAGFVPQLSGASAVMVDIGANADCKPEMLLQFGEIGSIYAQYTFGIEKPRVALMNIGEEDQKGSLVAQAAYQLLKNSRKINFVGNMEGGDFFRDKADVIVTDGFNGNILFKMGESLYEITKELGLKHDFIDKTNYESVGGSPIVGVNGNVIIAHGISSPLAIKNMLNLAKRQVESNAYTKIAQALS from the coding sequence ATGAGAATCGCAGTCGACGCTATGGGTGGTGATTTCGCTCCAGACGCTATCGTAGAAGGAGTTGTAATGGCCACCAAAGAATTACCGAGTGACGTTACCATCGTACTGGTGGGCCAACAGCGGATAATTGAAGATCTTCTTCAAAAGCATAATTATGCTGGCTCCGGCGTAGAGATTGTTCATGCCGAAGATGTGATCGAAATGGGCGAGCACCCCACGAAGGCGCTCTCGCAAAAACCCAATTCCAGCATCGGAATTGGGTTTAAACTTTTACGTGACAAATCGGTCGACGCCTTTTGCAGCGCCGGAAATACCGGTGCCATGCACGTAGGAGCACTCTTTAGCATCAAGGCCATAGAAGGCGTTCTGCGGCCCGCCATTGCCGGTTTTGTCCCGCAATTGAGTGGTGCTTCGGCGGTTATGGTTGACATTGGAGCCAATGCCGACTGCAAGCCGGAGATGTTGCTTCAATTCGGCGAAATCGGTTCGATCTATGCCCAGTATACCTTTGGCATTGAAAAACCGCGCGTAGCCTTGATGAACATCGGCGAAGAAGATCAAAAAGGTTCGCTGGTGGCTCAGGCGGCTTACCAATTGCTAAAGAATAGCCGAAAAATTAATTTTGTCGGCAACATGGAAGGGGGTGACTTTTTCCGCGACAAAGCCGATGTCATCGTGACCGACGGTTTCAACGGCAACATCCTGTTCAAAATGGGTGAGTCGCTTTACGAAATCACCAAAGAACTGGGCCTGAAGCACGATTTCATCGATAAAACGAATTATGAGTCGGTCGGCGGCAGCCCCATCGTTGGCGTTAATGGCAACGTCATTATCGCGCACGGTATCTCGTCGCCCCTGGCCATTAAAAACATGCTTAACCTGGCGAAAAGGCAGGTAGAATCCAACGCCTATACAAAAATTGCACAGGCTTTAAGTTGA
- a CDS encoding beta-ketoacyl-ACP synthase III has translation MNNKAAITGVFGYVPDYILTNAELEKMVDTSDEWITSRTGIKERHILKGEGLGTSHMAAKAVEGLLAKTGTAPKDVELLICATTTPDYVFPSTANLICDMTGIRAIGSFDIQAACSGFLYALTIGSQFIETGKYKKVVVVGADKMSAIVDYTDRTTCVLFGDGAGAVLLEPNTEGNGIYDSIIRSDGSGQNHLVQKAGGSRYPPSHETIDKRWHYVYQDGPSVFKFAVKNMADVSAEIMERNHLTGNDIAWLVPHQANKRIIEATANRMGLGMDRVMLNIHKYGNTTAATIPLCLFDYESQLKKGDNLILAAFGGGFTWGAAYLKWAI, from the coding sequence ATGAACAATAAAGCGGCAATTACGGGCGTATTCGGCTATGTACCGGACTACATCCTGACCAACGCGGAGTTGGAAAAAATGGTGGATACCAGTGACGAATGGATCACCAGCCGCACCGGTATTAAAGAACGGCATATTCTGAAAGGGGAAGGACTTGGTACGTCGCACATGGCCGCCAAAGCCGTTGAAGGGCTGCTGGCCAAAACCGGTACTGCGCCTAAAGATGTTGAGCTGCTGATTTGTGCCACCACGACTCCGGATTACGTATTTCCGTCGACGGCCAACCTGATTTGCGATATGACCGGTATCCGGGCCATCGGAAGTTTTGACATCCAGGCGGCCTGTTCGGGATTTTTATATGCTTTGACCATTGGTTCTCAGTTCATCGAGACCGGAAAGTATAAAAAAGTCGTTGTGGTGGGAGCGGACAAAATGTCGGCCATCGTCGACTATACCGACCGCACCACCTGCGTCCTGTTTGGCGACGGGGCGGGAGCCGTTCTGCTGGAGCCTAACACCGAAGGCAACGGTATTTACGATTCCATCATCCGCTCGGACGGTTCCGGCCAAAACCATCTGGTTCAGAAAGCCGGCGGAAGCCGTTACCCACCCAGCCACGAAACCATCGACAAACGCTGGCACTACGTCTACCAGGACGGCCCGTCGGTGTTCAAATTTGCCGTCAAGAACATGGCTGATGTTTCCGCCGAAATCATGGAGCGCAACCACCTGACGGGTAATGACATTGCCTGGCTGGTACCCCATCAGGCCAACAAGCGCATCATTGAAGCCACCGCCAACCGCATGGGCCTGGGCATGGACCGGGTCATGCTGAATATCCATAAATACGGCAATACCACCGCAGCAACCATCCCGCTTTGCCTGTTCGACTACGAATCGCAGTTGAAAAAAGGCGACAACCTGATTCTGGCCGCTTTTGGTGGCGGATTCACCTGGGGAGCGGCTTACTTGAAATGGGCAATTTGA
- the efp gene encoding elongation factor P, translating to MATTADLRNGLVINFNHDLFQIVEFQHVKPGKGGAFVRTKLKSLTSGKVLDNTFNSGVTIYPVRVERRKFQYLYKDETGYNFMDNETFDQINLTDKLVETADLMKEGQEVEILINAETETPLTCEMPPFVELEVTYAEPGIRGDTANSPKKKVEVETGATIMVPLFIEQGDKIRVDTRTYDYVERVK from the coding sequence ATGGCAACGACCGCAGATCTTCGGAACGGACTTGTGATTAATTTTAACCACGACCTGTTCCAAATCGTAGAATTTCAACACGTTAAACCCGGTAAAGGCGGAGCTTTCGTTCGGACGAAATTAAAGAGCCTTACGTCAGGTAAGGTACTTGACAATACATTCAATTCGGGGGTAACCATCTACCCAGTGCGGGTAGAGCGTCGGAAGTTTCAATACCTCTACAAAGACGAAACGGGTTATAACTTCATGGACAACGAAACATTCGACCAGATCAACCTGACGGATAAACTCGTTGAAACGGCTGACCTGATGAAGGAAGGCCAGGAGGTGGAAATTCTGATTAACGCAGAAACCGAAACGCCCCTGACCTGCGAAATGCCGCCTTTCGTTGAACTGGAAGTGACCTACGCCGAGCCGGGTATCCGGGGCGATACGGCCAACAGCCCCAAAAAGAAAGTTGAAGTTGAAACCGGCGCGACCATCATGGTTCCGCTGTTTATCGAACAGGGTGACAAAATCCGGGTCGATACCCGCACGTACGATTACGTTGAACGAGTAAAATAA
- the accB gene encoding acetyl-CoA carboxylase biotin carboxyl carrier protein: protein MDTKDIQKLIDFIAQSGLDEVNIETNELKLTVKRSGQTSVAPGQPVSAPAPQPAQPAAQPAVSAPALPPASPAPKADTSNYLTIKSPMIGTFYRSSGPDVDPFAEVGDEVKPGKTVCIIEAMKLFNEIESEVAGRIVKVLVENATPVEYDQPLFLVEPI, encoded by the coding sequence ATGGACACGAAAGACATTCAGAAACTCATTGATTTCATCGCCCAGTCGGGTCTGGATGAAGTCAACATTGAGACCAACGAGCTGAAGCTGACCGTAAAACGATCTGGCCAGACTTCGGTTGCTCCGGGCCAGCCCGTTTCGGCGCCGGCTCCCCAGCCAGCCCAGCCCGCTGCTCAGCCAGCCGTTTCGGCGCCGGCGCTACCACCAGCCAGCCCAGCCCCTAAAGCAGATACGTCGAACTACCTGACCATCAAATCGCCGATGATTGGTACGTTCTACCGCTCATCCGGCCCCGACGTTGATCCTTTTGCGGAAGTAGGCGACGAAGTAAAGCCCGGGAAAACCGTGTGCATCATCGAAGCGATGAAACTCTTCAACGAAATCGAGTCTGAAGTAGCCGGCCGTATCGTCAAAGTCCTGGTTGAAAACGCTACTCCGGTTGAATACGACCAACCCTTGTTCCTTGTCGAACCCATTTAA
- the accC gene encoding acetyl-CoA carboxylase biotin carboxylase subunit: MFKKILIANRGEIALRIIRTCREMGIKTVAVYSTADRDSLHVRFADEAVCIGPPPSRQSYLNIPNIISAAEVTSADAIHPGYGFLSENAEFSQICADYGIKFIGATAEQINAMGDKATAKATMKAAGVPVIPGSEGLLESVDEGKRLAAEMGYPVIIKATAGGGGRGMRIIRSEADFDKAWLDARMEAGAAFGNDGLYLEKYVEEPRHIEIQIVGDQYGKVCHLSERDCSIQRRHQKLVEETPSPIISSELRERMGEAAIKGASAIGYEGAGTIEFLVDKYGDFYFMEMNTRIQVEHPITEEVTDFDLIKEQIKVAAGTPISGKNYTPKVYAMECRINAEDPANGFRPSPGKITNLHFPGGHGIRVDSHVYSGYTIPPNYDSMIAKVIVSGQSREEVITRMKRALQEFVIEGIKTTIPFHIKLMDDPKFQSGQFNTSFLEGFDFSTL, encoded by the coding sequence ATGTTTAAGAAAATACTTATCGCTAATCGGGGCGAAATCGCGTTGCGGATCATCCGGACGTGCCGCGAGATGGGCATCAAGACCGTAGCGGTTTATTCGACTGCCGACCGCGACAGCCTGCATGTGCGGTTTGCCGACGAAGCCGTCTGTATCGGTCCCCCGCCTAGCCGCCAGTCCTACCTGAATATTCCCAACATTATTTCGGCCGCCGAGGTAACCAGCGCCGACGCCATTCACCCCGGCTACGGCTTTCTTTCGGAAAATGCGGAATTTTCGCAGATCTGTGCCGATTACGGCATTAAATTTATTGGAGCCACCGCCGAGCAGATCAACGCGATGGGCGACAAAGCCACGGCGAAAGCAACCATGAAAGCCGCGGGCGTACCCGTCATTCCGGGTTCCGAGGGCTTGCTGGAATCGGTGGACGAAGGAAAACGCCTGGCAGCCGAAATGGGCTATCCGGTTATCATCAAGGCTACCGCCGGGGGCGGGGGCCGCGGTATGCGGATCATCCGAAGCGAGGCTGATTTCGACAAAGCGTGGCTCGACGCCCGTATGGAAGCCGGGGCCGCCTTCGGTAACGATGGTTTGTACCTGGAAAAATACGTTGAAGAACCGCGCCACATTGAGATTCAGATTGTTGGCGACCAGTACGGCAAAGTATGCCACCTGTCGGAACGGGATTGCTCCATTCAGCGCCGACACCAGAAGCTCGTCGAAGAAACACCTTCGCCGATTATTAGCTCCGAACTGCGGGAACGCATGGGCGAAGCCGCCATCAAAGGAGCGTCGGCCATCGGCTACGAAGGCGCCGGAACCATCGAATTTCTGGTGGACAAGTACGGTGACTTCTATTTCATGGAAATGAACACCCGGATTCAGGTGGAACACCCGATTACGGAAGAAGTAACGGATTTTGACCTGATCAAGGAGCAGATCAAAGTAGCCGCCGGTACGCCGATTTCGGGCAAGAATTACACGCCGAAGGTTTACGCCATGGAGTGCCGGATCAACGCGGAAGACCCCGCCAACGGCTTCCGGCCGTCACCCGGCAAGATCACGAACCTGCACTTCCCCGGTGGTCACGGTATTCGGGTCGACAGCCACGTGTACAGCGGATACACCATTCCGCCGAACTACGATTCCATGATTGCCAAGGTAATTGTTTCGGGTCAGTCGCGCGAGGAGGTCATCACGCGGATGAAACGGGCGCTGCAGGAGTTTGTGATCGAAGGGATCAAAACCACCATTCCGTTTCACATCAAGCTCATGGACGACCCCAAATTCCAGTCGGGCCAGTTCAACACGTCGTTCCTAGAAGGATTTGATTTCAGTACCTTGTAA
- the xylA gene encoding xylose isomerase, which yields MPKLNLTLGDKTYFPFVQGPIPYEGRESDNPLAFKWYDANRTILGKPMNELFRFAVAYWHTFCGTGADPFGPGVKQFPWDANADPMAAAYEKMDAAFEFITKMGMEYYCFHDVDVAPEGRSNAEFESNFRKIVDYAKQKQQASGVQLLWGTANLFSHARYMNGAATNPDFHVLAHGGWQVKNAIDATIELGGSGYTFWGGREGYMSLLNTNMKREQEHLGRFLTVARDYARKQGFKGAFYIEPKPMEPTKHQYDFDAATVIGFLNKFGLQNDFELNLETNHATLANHTFAHELQVAADNNLLGSIDANRGDYQNGWDTDQFPMDLYELTEAMLVILEAGGLKSGGVNFDAKTRRNSTDLDDIFIAHIGGMDAFARAAIVAEAILGKSQYKKLRTDRYASYDSGEGARFEKGELTLEDLRDYALNNGEPKQISGKQELYEMIINQYI from the coding sequence ATGCCAAAACTGAACCTCACGCTGGGCGACAAAACGTATTTCCCCTTTGTCCAAGGCCCCATTCCTTACGAAGGTCGCGAGTCGGACAATCCGCTGGCGTTTAAGTGGTACGACGCAAACCGCACCATTTTGGGAAAACCGATGAACGAGCTGTTTCGGTTTGCCGTCGCGTACTGGCATACCTTCTGCGGAACCGGCGCCGATCCGTTCGGACCAGGCGTCAAACAGTTTCCGTGGGATGCCAACGCCGACCCGATGGCGGCTGCGTACGAAAAAATGGATGCGGCTTTTGAATTCATTACCAAAATGGGAATGGAATATTACTGCTTCCACGACGTGGACGTAGCCCCGGAAGGCCGTTCCAACGCCGAATTTGAAAGTAATTTCCGGAAGATTGTCGATTACGCGAAACAGAAACAGCAGGCCAGCGGAGTTCAGCTGTTGTGGGGGACGGCCAACCTTTTCTCGCACGCCCGCTACATGAACGGCGCAGCAACGAACCCCGACTTTCACGTGCTGGCCCACGGCGGCTGGCAGGTCAAGAATGCCATTGACGCCACCATTGAGCTGGGCGGTTCGGGTTATACCTTCTGGGGTGGTCGTGAAGGCTATATGTCACTGCTGAATACCAACATGAAGCGGGAGCAGGAGCACCTCGGCCGTTTTCTGACGGTAGCACGCGATTATGCCCGCAAGCAGGGTTTCAAAGGGGCTTTCTACATTGAGCCCAAGCCGATGGAACCGACCAAACACCAGTACGACTTCGACGCGGCTACGGTGATTGGTTTCCTGAACAAATTTGGTTTGCAGAACGATTTTGAACTGAACCTGGAAACCAACCACGCGACGCTGGCCAACCACACCTTTGCGCACGAACTACAGGTAGCCGCCGATAACAACCTGCTCGGCAGCATCGACGCCAACCGCGGGGATTACCAGAACGGTTGGGATACCGACCAGTTTCCGATGGACCTGTACGAACTGACGGAAGCCATGCTGGTGATTCTGGAAGCGGGCGGTTTAAAATCCGGTGGGGTAAACTTCGATGCCAAAACCCGCCGAAACTCCACGGATCTGGACGATATTTTCATTGCCCACATTGGTGGAATGGATGCCTTTGCCCGGGCAGCCATCGTGGCGGAAGCCATCCTGGGTAAATCACAGTACAAAAAACTGCGCACCGACCGGTATGCCAGCTACGACAGCGGTGAAGGTGCCCGCTTCGAAAAAGGCGAATTGACGCTGGAGGATTTGCGTGACTATGCGCTGAACAACGGCGAACCGAAGCAAATTAGCGGCAAGCAGGAGCTTTATGAAATGATTATAAATCAGTATATTTAG
- a CDS encoding PLDc N-terminal domain-containing protein produces MIAFLISLGGLELLLILLAFVIPVIALIDILRSDFRGPYDKLIWVIVVLGLNTIGVLLYALIGRRQRIA; encoded by the coding sequence ATGATCGCTTTTTTGATAAGCCTAGGTGGCCTCGAACTCCTGCTCATCTTACTGGCTTTTGTCATCCCGGTTATCGCACTGATCGATATCCTGCGCAGCGATTTTCGTGGCCCCTATGACAAGCTGATCTGGGTCATTGTGGTCCTGGGTTTAAACACGATCGGCGTACTTTTGTATGCCCTGATTGGGCGCCGGCAACGCATCGCATGA
- a CDS encoding nuclear transport factor 2 family protein has translation MKSLLFFLLFTPLAAALAQSDDEKAVRTAVTQLFDGMRKADTTLFKVVFAPGASLQSIAKNKEDVVSVRNESIADFVASVGKQKPGALDERLSAYDVKIDAEMAIAWTPYVFYYNGQKSHCGVNLFTLVKLKDGWKIQSIIDTRRREGCPDLK, from the coding sequence ATGAAATCGCTTTTATTCTTTCTCCTGTTCACTCCGCTGGCTGCGGCTTTGGCCCAAAGCGACGACGAAAAAGCCGTGCGGACCGCCGTTACGCAGTTGTTCGACGGGATGCGGAAAGCGGACACCACGCTTTTCAAAGTTGTTTTTGCACCGGGCGCTTCTTTGCAGAGCATAGCTAAAAACAAAGAGGACGTAGTGAGCGTACGGAATGAGTCAATTGCCGACTTTGTTGCGTCGGTGGGCAAACAAAAGCCGGGGGCGCTCGACGAACGGCTTTCGGCGTACGACGTAAAGATCGATGCTGAAATGGCCATTGCCTGGACACCGTACGTTTTCTATTACAACGGCCAGAAAAGTCACTGCGGGGTGAATCTGTTTACGCTGGTAAAATTGAAAGATGGCTGGAAAATTCAGTCGATCATAGATACCCGTCGACGGGAAGGCTGCCCGGATTTGAAGTAG
- a CDS encoding enoyl-CoA hydratase-related protein → MLYTAQQTSSFPTYTFRYLLAEQNDHVLTLTLNRPEKKNALNPTLLNELAFALTYAHYEKEVWVVVLAAVGNVFCAGMDLKSLSTGEQEEETVPAPSGPVRLGELLAGLHKPCLAQVQGAVYAGGFLLIGGCTHVVAADPVTFSLPEVKRGLFPFQVMASLLEIMPARTVLDLCLRARTLSAAEALKIGLVTEVVHAGEVENAVQQLADELKQYSPTAMQFGLRAYQQLKTLPSDQQQAFLYEQFQQIQQTADAQEGMKAFLEKRAPTWRGE, encoded by the coding sequence ATGCTTTACACAGCCCAACAAACGTCCTCTTTTCCAACGTACACGTTCCGGTATCTGCTGGCCGAACAGAACGATCACGTGTTGACGCTGACGCTCAACCGGCCGGAAAAGAAAAACGCGCTGAACCCAACCTTGCTGAACGAACTGGCGTTTGCGCTCACCTATGCGCACTACGAAAAAGAGGTCTGGGTGGTGGTTTTGGCTGCTGTGGGGAATGTATTCTGCGCCGGGATGGATCTAAAAAGCTTGTCGACGGGAGAGCAGGAGGAGGAAACCGTTCCTGCACCATCCGGTCCGGTGCGGCTGGGGGAACTGCTGGCGGGTTTGCACAAACCGTGTCTGGCCCAGGTGCAGGGAGCGGTCTACGCGGGCGGCTTTTTGCTCATCGGCGGGTGTACGCACGTCGTGGCGGCTGATCCGGTGACCTTCAGTCTGCCGGAAGTAAAGCGGGGGTTGTTCCCGTTTCAGGTGATGGCCAGCTTGCTGGAAATCATGCCCGCCCGAACCGTTCTGGACTTATGCCTCCGTGCCCGGACGTTATCGGCCGCCGAAGCGCTGAAAATCGGTCTGGTAACGGAAGTGGTTCACGCCGGAGAGGTAGAGAATGCCGTCCAGCAGTTGGCAGACGAGCTTAAGCAGTATTCTCCCACGGCTATGCAGTTTGGTCTGCGGGCCTATCAACAGCTCAAAACGCTGCCGTCGGATCAGCAGCAAGCTTTTCTGTACGAGCAATTTCAGCAGATTCAGCAAACTGCCGACGCGCAGGAAGGTATGAAAGCGTTCCTGGAAAAGCGGGCGCCCACGTGGCGGGGTGAGTGA